A section of the Pirellulales bacterium genome encodes:
- a CDS encoding nucleotide disphospho-sugar-binding domain-containing protein, whose amino-acid sequence MHAILVAIGSAGDVHPFVGLGLQLAARGHRVTLLASGYFEKLARQAGFDFVPVFSADEFLALLKNPRAWHRFRGFIECFRGGVLPTIEPTYRAIADRYVPGETVVVASTLGIGARCAQERLGVPLVSVHLSPSVFRSDYQNPVLPGMFLPDWLPGPLKRSQYWLADTLVIEPLLRGPLNEFRRSIGLPPVKGILSQWHNSPHGVLGLFPSWFAAQQPDWPAQTVLAGFPLYDERGLSPFDEDLVAFLDSGGPPIVFTPGSAMLHGREFFQAAAEACVLLGRRGILLTRFPEQVRRALPACVRHFSYAPFSELLPRAAALVHHGGIGTLSQGFAAGLPQLVMPMSFDQPDNAARLRRLGAGASLPRKRFRGATVAAALAELLNSSQVAARCRQLAERLAAERPLETACDLIEGLA is encoded by the coding sequence ATGCACGCCATCTTGGTCGCCATCGGCAGCGCAGGCGACGTCCATCCCTTCGTCGGCCTCGGCCTGCAACTCGCGGCGCGCGGACACCGCGTGACGCTGCTGGCCAGCGGATACTTCGAAAAGCTGGCCCGGCAGGCGGGCTTCGATTTTGTGCCGGTCTTCAGCGCCGACGAATTCTTGGCCCTGCTCAAAAATCCCCGCGCCTGGCATCGCTTCCGGGGCTTCATCGAGTGCTTCCGTGGCGGCGTGCTGCCGACCATCGAACCCACATATCGTGCCATCGCCGATCGCTATGTGCCGGGCGAGACCGTCGTCGTGGCCTCGACCTTGGGCATCGGCGCCCGCTGTGCGCAGGAGCGGCTAGGCGTGCCGCTGGTGTCGGTCCACCTCTCGCCTTCGGTGTTCCGCAGCGACTATCAAAACCCCGTGCTGCCGGGCATGTTCTTGCCCGACTGGCTGCCCGGCCCACTCAAGCGGTCGCAATACTGGCTGGCCGACACGTTGGTGATCGAGCCGTTGCTGCGGGGGCCGCTGAACGAGTTCCGTCGTTCGATCGGACTTCCTCCCGTGAAAGGGATCCTTTCGCAGTGGCACAATTCGCCGCACGGCGTTTTGGGGCTTTTTCCGTCGTGGTTCGCCGCACAACAGCCCGATTGGCCGGCCCAGACGGTGCTGGCCGGCTTTCCGCTGTACGATGAGCGCGGCTTAAGCCCGTTCGATGAAGACCTGGTCGCGTTTTTGGATTCCGGCGGTCCGCCGATCGTGTTTACGCCCGGCTCGGCAATGCTGCACGGCCGCGAGTTTTTTCAGGCTGCGGCCGAGGCTTGCGTGCTGCTGGGCCGCCGGGGCATCTTGCTAACGCGGTTCCCCGAGCAAGTTCGGCGAGCGTTGCCGGCGTGCGTGCGGCACTTTTCCTACGCGCCGTTCAGCGAGCTGTTGCCGCGCGCCGCGGCGCTGGTCCATCACGGCGGCATCGGCACGCTCTCGCAAGGCTTCGCGGCCGGGCTGCCGCAGCTTGTGATGCCGATGAGCTTCGACCAGCCCGACAACGCGGCCCGCTTGAGGCGGCTCGGCGCGGGTGCCTCACTCCCGCGCAAGCGTTTTCGGGGCGCGACGGTGGCAGCGGCCCTGGCGGAATTGCTAAACTCTTCACAGGTCGCCGCACGCTGCCGCCAACTGGCCGAACGGCTGGCGGCGGAGCGGCCGCTGGAAACCGCCTGTGATCTGATCGAGGGTCTGGCATGA
- the polX gene encoding DNA polymerase/3'-5' exonuclease PolX, giving the protein MNNAQIANVLDEIADLLEIENANPFRVRAYRNGARAVRDLTETVETILCDETRKLTDITGIGNDLAEKIATLCQTGSLPFHQELLAHIPVSVLALMRVPGVGPKKAAALHRELKISTLEELREACAAHRVQALKGFGAKTEQTILAGLQLASSAQQRMTWAEADDFARSLMAHLRSCPSIKELEPAGSYRRGRDTVADLDLLVVSGNAHEVMDRLAAFAGVESVLARGETKMSVRLAGGLQVDLRVVPEESFGAALQYFTGSKQHNVVLRGLAKNRGLKINEYGVFRGSDYVAGRTEDEVYATLDLPCFPPELREARREFEWAASGTLPALIERGDIQGDLHMHTTATDGKATLEEMVAAAQQRGLKYIAITDHSKRVSMANGLDAGRLREQWAEIDRLNRRLKGIMVLKGVEVDILEKGGLDLADDVLSEADWIVASLHYGQKQPREQITRRILEAIENPNVCAIAHPTGRLINRRAAYDVDLDAMIKAARKHRKFLELNAHPMRLDLDDVACAAAKEQGVPIVISTDAHNVEGLDKLRYGILQARRAGLTKADVANTRPWREVRKMLGRGK; this is encoded by the coding sequence ATGAATAACGCCCAAATCGCCAATGTGCTCGACGAAATCGCCGATCTGCTGGAGATCGAAAACGCCAACCCGTTTCGCGTGCGGGCCTATCGCAACGGCGCGCGGGCCGTTCGCGACCTGACCGAGACGGTCGAAACGATTCTCTGCGACGAAACGAGGAAGCTGACCGACATCACGGGCATCGGCAACGACCTGGCCGAAAAGATCGCCACGCTCTGCCAGACCGGCAGCCTGCCGTTTCACCAGGAGCTGCTGGCCCACATTCCGGTGTCGGTGCTCGCGCTGATGCGCGTGCCCGGCGTCGGCCCGAAGAAGGCGGCGGCCCTGCACCGCGAGCTGAAGATCAGCACGCTCGAAGAGCTGCGCGAGGCGTGCGCGGCTCATCGCGTTCAGGCGCTGAAAGGCTTCGGCGCGAAGACCGAGCAGACCATCCTGGCCGGATTGCAGTTGGCCAGCTCCGCGCAGCAGCGCATGACGTGGGCCGAGGCCGACGATTTTGCCCGATCGCTGATGGCCCATCTGCGATCTTGCCCCAGCATCAAGGAGCTGGAGCCGGCGGGAAGCTATCGCCGGGGCCGCGACACCGTGGCCGATCTCGACCTGCTGGTCGTGTCGGGCAACGCCCACGAAGTGATGGACCGCCTGGCGGCTTTCGCCGGCGTCGAAAGCGTGCTGGCCCGCGGAGAGACGAAGATGTCGGTCCGCCTGGCGGGCGGGTTGCAGGTCGATCTGCGTGTCGTGCCCGAAGAATCGTTCGGCGCCGCCTTGCAGTATTTCACAGGGTCGAAGCAGCACAACGTGGTGTTACGCGGTTTGGCGAAGAACCGCGGGCTGAAGATCAATGAATACGGCGTGTTCCGCGGCAGCGACTACGTGGCCGGCCGCACGGAAGACGAAGTTTATGCGACGCTCGACCTGCCCTGCTTTCCGCCGGAGCTGCGCGAGGCGCGGCGGGAGTTCGAGTGGGCGGCGTCGGGGACGTTGCCGGCGCTAATCGAGCGCGGCGACATCCAAGGCGATCTGCACATGCACACCACGGCCACCGATGGCAAGGCGACCTTGGAAGAGATGGTCGCCGCCGCCCAACAGCGCGGGCTGAAGTACATCGCCATTACCGACCATTCCAAGCGTGTTTCGATGGCCAACGGCCTCGATGCCGGCCGGCTGCGCGAGCAATGGGCCGAGATCGACCGGCTCAACCGGCGATTGAAAGGCATCATGGTGCTCAAGGGCGTCGAAGTCGACATCCTGGAGAAAGGCGGTCTCGATCTCGCCGACGACGTGCTGTCCGAAGCCGATTGGATCGTGGCCAGTCTGCACTACGGGCAAAAGCAGCCGCGCGAGCAGATCACGCGGCGGATTCTGGAGGCGATCGAAAACCCCAACGTCTGCGCCATCGCTCATCCCACGGGCCGCTTGATCAATCGCCGGGCGGCGTATGACGTCGATCTTGACGCGATGATCAAAGCGGCCCGCAAGCACCGCAAGTTCCTGGAGCTGAACGCCCACCCCATGCGGCTCGATCTGGACGACGTGGCCTGCGCGGCGGCCAAAGAGCAAGGCGTGCCGATCGTCATCTCGACCGACGCCCACAACGTCGAGGGTCTCGACAAGCTGCGCTACGGCATTTTGCAGGCCCGCCGTGCCGGTCTGACGAAGGCCGACGTGGCCAATACGCGGCCCTGGCGCGAGGTGCGAAAAATGTTGGGGCGGGGTAAATAA
- a CDS encoding type II toxin-antitoxin system HigB family toxin translates to MRGPGARCEKCWGGVNNAVWLDAWWKNVWKARWENPNDVKAAYDSVDRVGECYVFNVCRNRYRLTVKIVFAHETKDGTVFIKHVLTHADYDKGGWKEDC, encoded by the coding sequence ATACGCGGCCCTGGCGCGAGGTGCGAAAAATGTTGGGGCGGGGTAAATAACGCGGTTTGGCTCGACGCATGGTGGAAGAACGTTTGGAAGGCCCGCTGGGAGAATCCGAACGATGTTAAAGCTGCGTACGATTCGGTAGACCGAGTGGGAGAATGCTACGTGTTTAACGTCTGCCGCAATCGCTATCGCTTGACAGTCAAGATCGTTTTTGCGCACGAGACGAAGGACGGGACCGTCTTCATTAAACATGTGCTTACGCACGCCGACTACGACAAAGGTGGCTGGAAGGAGGATTGTTAA
- a CDS encoding helix-turn-helix domain-containing protein, whose product MSATTSQDQFVALVQFFAPRPIRTKKRLRTACQEIDRLMRRPKLSADERDYLELLSILVEKYEASQIPPPDVSQGEMLDHLLEAKAVTQAQVAKATGISANLLSNVRAGRRELSKENVRRLSAYFNVSPAVWL is encoded by the coding sequence ATGAGCGCGACCACTAGCCAAGACCAGTTTGTTGCTCTCGTTCAGTTTTTTGCTCCACGACCGATTCGCACAAAGAAGCGACTGCGGACGGCCTGCCAGGAGATTGATCGTCTGATGCGGCGACCAAAACTGTCGGCCGACGAGCGAGACTATTTGGAACTCCTCAGTATTCTCGTCGAGAAATACGAAGCGTCGCAGATACCGCCCCCGGATGTGTCGCAGGGAGAAATGCTTGACCACCTTTTGGAAGCTAAAGCTGTGACACAGGCCCAAGTGGCCAAGGCGACGGGGATCTCGGCAAATCTGCTTTCCAACGTCCGCGCCGGCCGGCGCGAACTGAGCAAGGAAAACGTCCGCCGGCTGTCGGCATACTTCAACGTATCGCCCGCGGTTTGGCTCTGA
- a CDS encoding MFS transporter, which produces MAVDTASHDAAGRQLAAPTRVRYQVMSVAVAASFMLYVDRYCLGELLKHKSVTTELGLDTDGLSWSLSAFFWSYGLLQVPSGWLADRFGPRWLLTIYVIGWSTCAAAMGMATGFESLFLVRLGLGVMQAGAYPTSANVSSRWIPLADRGAASALIAFGGRFGAASALACTTALMRWSGSWRWLMLAYGALGGLVGVAFWLIARDWPAEHPRVNDAELALIERGRLRETPPRLPAAEYLLESLRGFSQLLRSASMWAMCLSQFMTNIGWVFLVTWLPKYLVEERKFDEQQGANMNAIMLVAGMFGTLLGGRLTDVLSRTFGLRHGRALPLALSRFLAAGAYLAIPHVESRWGAVALFCLVSFATDLGLPGTWAYMQDVGGRYVAAVLGWGNMWGNFGAAVFQLIVAKLSGDGQAINWNATLFVCAAAFMISGVASFFIDATKPVIRDGN; this is translated from the coding sequence GTGGCAGTAGACACCGCCAGCCACGACGCGGCCGGCCGCCAACTCGCCGCGCCCACCAGGGTGCGCTATCAAGTCATGTCGGTGGCCGTGGCCGCCTCGTTCATGCTGTATGTCGACCGTTATTGCCTGGGCGAACTGCTCAAGCACAAGTCGGTCACAACGGAGCTGGGACTCGACACAGACGGGCTCTCGTGGAGTTTGAGCGCGTTTTTCTGGTCTTACGGTCTGCTGCAGGTGCCGTCGGGATGGCTCGCCGACCGTTTCGGCCCGCGCTGGCTGCTGACCATCTACGTGATCGGCTGGTCGACGTGCGCCGCGGCGATGGGCATGGCCACGGGGTTTGAATCGTTGTTTCTCGTGCGGCTGGGGCTGGGCGTGATGCAGGCCGGTGCGTATCCCACGAGCGCGAACGTGTCGAGCCGGTGGATACCGCTGGCCGACCGCGGTGCGGCCAGCGCGTTGATCGCGTTTGGCGGACGGTTCGGGGCCGCGTCGGCACTGGCGTGTACCACGGCCCTGATGCGATGGTCGGGCTCGTGGCGGTGGCTCATGCTGGCCTATGGAGCGCTGGGTGGCCTGGTGGGCGTGGCCTTCTGGTTGATCGCCCGCGACTGGCCGGCGGAGCACCCCAGGGTGAACGACGCCGAGTTGGCGCTCATCGAGCGCGGCCGGTTGCGCGAGACGCCGCCGCGCCTGCCGGCCGCGGAGTACCTGCTGGAATCGCTGCGCGGCTTTAGTCAGTTGCTTCGCAGCGCGAGCATGTGGGCCATGTGCCTGTCGCAATTCATGACCAACATCGGCTGGGTGTTCCTGGTTACATGGCTCCCCAAGTATCTGGTGGAAGAACGAAAATTCGACGAGCAGCAAGGAGCCAATATGAACGCCATCATGTTGGTGGCGGGCATGTTCGGCACGCTGCTGGGCGGCCGGTTAACCGATGTCCTCAGCCGTACCTTTGGGTTGCGGCACGGGCGTGCGTTGCCGCTGGCCCTTTCGCGTTTTCTGGCGGCGGGCGCTTACCTGGCCATACCCCATGTCGAGTCGCGCTGGGGGGCCGTCGCACTGTTCTGTTTGGTCTCGTTTGCGACCGACTTGGGCCTGCCGGGCACGTGGGCCTACATGCAGGACGTCGGCGGTCGATACGTGGCGGCGGTGCTCGGTTGGGGTAATATGTGGGGCAACTTCGGCGCGGCGGTCTTCCAGTTGATCGTTGCCAAGCTGAGCGGCGACGGCCAGGCAATCAACTGGAACGCCACGTTGTTCGTGTGCGCCGCGGCCTTCATGATTTCCGGCGTGGCGTCGTTCTTCATCGACGCGACGAAGCCGGTGATACGCGATGGAAATTGA
- a CDS encoding YhcH/YjgK/YiaL family protein, with protein MILDRLADWRRYAVLHPGFAAALTALADPSTAELPVGRHAIDGERIYLIKGHDPGRSRDGARLESHRRYIDIQLTLAGQEEIGWLPLCDCGEPETAFSTERDIAFYSARPESWLAVPPETFAIFFPSDAHAPLAGKGELVKAVAKVAVEWQ; from the coding sequence ATGATCCTGGACCGGCTTGCTGACTGGCGGCGATATGCGGTGCTGCACCCTGGATTTGCCGCCGCGCTGACGGCGCTTGCCGACCCGAGCACCGCCGAGTTGCCCGTCGGGCGTCACGCCATCGACGGCGAGCGAATCTACCTCATTAAGGGCCATGACCCCGGTCGCAGCCGCGACGGCGCCAGGCTCGAATCGCATCGCCGTTACATCGACATTCAGTTAACCTTGGCCGGACAGGAAGAGATCGGCTGGCTGCCGCTGTGCGATTGTGGAGAGCCGGAAACGGCCTTTTCGACGGAGCGCGACATCGCCTTCTATTCTGCCCGGCCCGAAAGCTGGCTGGCGGTGCCGCCGGAAACGTTCGCCATTTTCTTTCCTTCCGATGCGCATGCCCCGCTGGCCGGCAAGGGCGAACTCGTCAAGGCGGTAGCGAAGGTGGCCGTCGAGTGGCAGTAG
- a CDS encoding SpoIIE family protein phosphatase, giving the protein MRVLVGWDDEEETDLLTMYLEAGGTQVRVTRSPDELLAAFETEACDVVLLPITFPDSDQAFDLFEKIRRANPDMPVMVAARPGEIYPLSRFIGHGVQAHIYRDPAKEYLFLLQTLLESALKARQAEQARLLAEKLRSEVDSVRKLQESMIPRNMEAPLGYEIVARYEPSQINVSGGQPVVLAGGDYYYAFKLSGQRLVFLVGDASGHGIKACMSIMGMHTLISMLQDDLHAAPHEFVKQINRRLCIQNLVQDQEGFITLVYGVLEDGVLRWTSAGHCVPLLQDMETGKTVEIGDPTRDGGLPLGIYDDADYETMATEIPPGHRLVVYTDGIIEAMSNGSEHKQFGIEGLRRTLHACRRQPLSRTLDELFRESMEFTGGEGRHDDTSVLLLERRLDD; this is encoded by the coding sequence GTGCGCGTATTGGTGGGTTGGGACGACGAGGAAGAGACCGACCTCTTGACCATGTATCTGGAGGCCGGGGGCACCCAGGTGCGGGTCACGCGCTCGCCCGACGAACTGCTCGCGGCGTTCGAGACCGAGGCTTGCGACGTCGTGCTGCTGCCGATCACCTTCCCCGACAGCGATCAGGCGTTCGACCTGTTCGAGAAAATCCGGCGGGCCAATCCCGATATGCCCGTGATGGTGGCGGCCAGGCCGGGCGAAATCTATCCGCTCTCGCGGTTCATCGGCCACGGCGTGCAGGCCCATATCTATCGCGATCCAGCCAAGGAATACCTGTTCCTGTTGCAAACGCTGCTGGAATCGGCCCTCAAGGCCCGCCAGGCGGAGCAGGCCCGGCTGCTGGCCGAGAAGCTGCGCAGCGAGGTCGATTCGGTGCGCAAGTTGCAAGAGTCGATGATTCCGCGGAACATGGAGGCCCCGCTCGGCTACGAGATCGTGGCCCGTTACGAGCCGTCGCAGATCAACGTCAGCGGCGGGCAGCCGGTGGTGCTGGCCGGCGGCGATTACTATTACGCCTTTAAGTTGAGCGGCCAGCGGCTGGTGTTTCTGGTCGGCGACGCCTCCGGGCACGGCATCAAGGCCTGTATGTCGATCATGGGCATGCACACGCTGATCAGCATGCTCCAGGACGATCTACACGCCGCCCCCCATGAGTTCGTCAAGCAGATCAACCGGCGGCTGTGTATCCAGAACCTGGTGCAAGATCAGGAGGGTTTCATCACGCTGGTTTACGGCGTGCTCGAAGACGGCGTGTTGCGCTGGACTTCCGCCGGGCACTGCGTGCCGCTCTTGCAAGACATGGAGACCGGCAAGACGGTGGAGATCGGCGACCCCACGCGCGACGGCGGCCTGCCGCTGGGCATCTACGACGATGCCGACTATGAAACGATGGCCACCGAGATACCGCCCGGCCATCGGCTAGTGGTCTACACCGACGGCATTATCGAAGCCATGTCCAACGGCAGCGAGCACAAGCAGTTTGGCATCGAGGGCCTGCGGCGCACGCTGCACGCTTGCCGTCGCCAGCCGCTGAGCCGGACCCTCGACGAACTGTTCCGCGAATCGATGGAATTCACCGGCGGCGAGGGACGCCACGACGATACCTCCGTCTTATTACTCGAACGGCGCTTGGACGACTGA
- a CDS encoding PP2C family serine/threonine-protein phosphatase, translated as MSLLANRMAESSLTWESYVEHAALSDIGLRRSNNQDSITVVMAKSGELWLQRGHLFMVADGMGAHAAGELASKMACDTVPLTYHKLLDEAAPLAVRKAIEDANDRIHSRGQANLDFRGMGTTTSVLLLLPQGAVVAHVGDSRVYRLRGNRIEQLTFDHSLVWEMMAAGKLREDEVPGYIPKNIITRSLGPSPHVEVDLEGPWPTAAGDTFLLCSDGLSGQVSDEEIGAILSTFSPAEAVRVLVDLANLRGGPDNISVIVARVVGVPPAANIAWPAPGRATRRPVHPVAWVVLGVFALATLLLVLARHPGGAAVMGLATLISGATVLARALGTQGRRLEGQHFGHGTYNPHTVLINNEFVGKLAKFVDELRKAALEAKYSVDWSHFNHLDARALAAAEKKDYLTAVREYGHAMSFMMEEIRGQGDKKGP; from the coding sequence ATGAGCCTGTTAGCCAACCGTATGGCCGAAAGCAGCTTGACCTGGGAGAGCTACGTCGAACATGCCGCTCTTAGTGACATCGGGTTGCGCCGCTCGAACAACCAGGATTCGATCACGGTGGTGATGGCCAAGAGCGGCGAACTCTGGTTGCAGCGTGGCCACCTGTTCATGGTGGCGGATGGCATGGGCGCCCACGCCGCCGGCGAGCTGGCCAGCAAAATGGCCTGCGACACCGTGCCGTTGACCTACCACAAACTGCTCGACGAAGCGGCGCCCTTGGCCGTCCGCAAGGCCATCGAAGACGCCAACGACCGCATCCATTCGCGGGGCCAGGCCAATCTCGACTTCCGCGGCATGGGCACCACCACCAGCGTGCTGCTGCTCTTGCCCCAGGGCGCGGTCGTGGCCCACGTGGGCGACAGCCGCGTTTATCGTCTGCGCGGCAACCGCATCGAGCAACTCACGTTCGACCACAGCCTGGTGTGGGAGATGATGGCCGCCGGCAAGCTGCGCGAAGACGAGGTGCCCGGCTACATTCCGAAGAACATCATCACGCGTTCGCTTGGCCCATCGCCGCACGTCGAGGTCGATCTGGAAGGGCCGTGGCCGACGGCGGCGGGCGACACCTTCCTGCTCTGCAGCGACGGCCTGAGCGGGCAAGTCAGTGACGAAGAGATCGGCGCCATCCTGAGCACATTCAGCCCGGCCGAGGCGGTGCGCGTGCTGGTCGATCTCGCCAACCTGCGCGGAGGGCCGGACAACATCAGCGTGATTGTGGCCAGGGTCGTGGGCGTTCCGCCGGCCGCCAACATCGCCTGGCCGGCGCCGGGACGAGCGACGCGCCGGCCGGTGCATCCGGTGGCGTGGGTCGTGCTGGGGGTGTTCGCCCTGGCGACGTTATTATTGGTGCTGGCCCGGCATCCCGGTGGGGCCGCGGTCATGGGGCTGGCCACGCTGATTAGTGGCGCAACGGTGCTGGCGCGGGCCCTGGGCACGCAGGGAAGGCGACTCGAAGGCCAGCACTTCGGCCACGGGACTTATAACCCGCACACGGTGCTGATCAACAACGAATTCGTCGGCAAACTCGCCAAGTTTGTCGACGAGCTGCGCAAGGCCGCGTTGGAGGCAAAGTACTCCGTCGATTGGAGCCACTTCAACCATCTCGACGCGCGGGCGCTGGCCGCCGCCGAAAAGAAAGACTATCTCACCGCCGTCCGCGAATACGGCCACGCCATGAGCTTCATGATGGAAGAAATCCGCGGCCAAGGCGATAAGAAGGGCCCGTAG
- a CDS encoding 4Fe-4S binding protein, which yields MAKQGPRKKLPKELAVINADNCTGCEACLEVCPVDCIVKLQQFDAFQNLQSWCQIDLERCVGCEVCVHIPRKKTDPYDLTVCPWDAIEMVPTEQVAQYVAQIGGPPEYIEQNWDRLVGTAQHLAELKASG from the coding sequence ATGGCCAAACAGGGGCCGCGCAAAAAGCTGCCGAAAGAACTCGCCGTCATCAACGCCGACAACTGCACGGGCTGCGAGGCATGCCTGGAAGTTTGCCCGGTCGATTGCATCGTCAAACTCCAGCAATTCGACGCTTTTCAAAACCTTCAAAGCTGGTGCCAGATCGATCTGGAGCGTTGTGTGGGTTGCGAGGTCTGCGTCCACATTCCTCGCAAGAAGACCGATCCCTACGACCTGACCGTCTGCCCGTGGGATGCCATTGAGATGGTTCCCACCGAGCAAGTCGCCCAGTACGTGGCCCAGATCGGCGGGCCGCCGGAATATATCGAGCAGAATTGGGACCGGCTGGTCGGCACGGCTCAGCACCTGGCGGAGCTGAAGGCTTCGGGCTAG
- the hisN gene encoding histidinol-phosphatase, protein MSNADWSPRLELARTAAREAGAITLRYFREHNYAVELKRDQSPVTVADREAEQHLRSRIAEVFPGDAVLGEEFGERPGDSGYRWILDPIDGTKSFISGVPLYGALIGVEFEQRSVVGVIHIAALDEMVYAARGQGAWMLRGDRPPMAARVSRTPRLADSLFCTSEVKSFSKSGRRQAFDDFDAVCRLSRTWGDCYGYLLVATGRADLMVDPLMNVWDCAALQPILEEAGGTFTDWQGVPTIYGGEAIATNGLVLDEALAIARRYRA, encoded by the coding sequence ATGTCGAACGCTGATTGGTCGCCCCGACTTGAGCTGGCGCGGACGGCGGCCCGCGAGGCGGGCGCGATCACGCTCCGCTACTTTCGCGAGCACAACTACGCGGTCGAGTTGAAACGCGATCAGTCGCCGGTGACGGTGGCCGATCGTGAGGCCGAGCAACACCTTCGTTCTCGGATCGCCGAGGTTTTTCCCGGCGATGCCGTGCTGGGCGAAGAGTTTGGCGAGCGGCCAGGCGATTCGGGCTATCGCTGGATTCTCGACCCGATCGATGGCACGAAGTCGTTTATTTCGGGCGTGCCGCTGTACGGGGCTCTGATCGGCGTCGAATTCGAACAGCGAAGCGTGGTCGGCGTCATTCACATCGCCGCGCTCGACGAGATGGTCTATGCGGCACGCGGTCAAGGCGCGTGGATGCTGCGTGGCGATCGCCCGCCGATGGCGGCCCGTGTGTCACGGACGCCGCGTTTGGCGGACAGCCTGTTTTGCACGTCCGAGGTCAAATCGTTTTCCAAGTCGGGCCGCCGGCAGGCCTTCGACGATTTCGACGCGGTCTGTCGCCTGAGCCGCACTTGGGGCGATTGTTACGGCTATTTGTTGGTCGCCACTGGCCGGGCAGACCTGATGGTCGATCCGCTGATGAACGTCTGGGACTGTGCCGCGTTGCAACCCATTTTGGAGGAAGCCGGCGGCACGTTTACCGACTGGCAAGGCGTGCCGACGATCTACGGTGGCGAGGCGATTGCCACGAACGGGCTGGTGCTCGACGAAGCATTGGCCATTGCGCGGCGGTATCGCGCGTAG
- a CDS encoding HEAT repeat domain-containing protein — protein MMEPEAVRQRINELKDRDMVVRQRAVEALSGMGADTAEVVAALTQALRDSSSGVRRRAAQALGKLEAAAEPAVVALTEALRDRIHTVRDAAREALAAIKPRN, from the coding sequence ATGATGGAACCGGAAGCCGTCCGCCAGCGTATCAACGAGCTAAAAGACCGCGACATGGTGGTGCGCCAGCGCGCCGTCGAGGCCTTGTCGGGCATGGGGGCCGATACCGCGGAGGTGGTCGCGGCACTGACCCAGGCCTTGCGCGACAGTTCCAGCGGGGTGCGTCGCCGTGCGGCACAGGCACTCGGCAAGTTGGAGGCCGCGGCGGAACCGGCGGTGGTGGCCCTGACGGAGGCCCTGCGCGACCGCATTCACACGGTCCGCGATGCCGCCCGCGAGGCCCTGGCCGCAATCAAGCCCCGCAATTGA